A part of Gammaproteobacteria bacterium genomic DNA contains:
- a CDS encoding glyceraldehyde-3-phosphate dehydrogenase — protein sequence MAIKVGINGFGRIGRMVFRAVVNEAEFKDIEIVGINDLLAPDYLGYMLKYDSVHGRFNGDIKVEGSNLIVNGKKVRLTAVKDPAELKWGEIGADLVIEATGLFLTKETCEKHIAAGAKKVVQSAPSKDDTPMFVYGVNHAKYAGEAIVSAASCTTNCLAPVAKVLHDNFGIKRGLMSTVHAATATQKTVDGPSAKDWRGGRGILENIIPSSTGAAKAVGKVIPELNKKLTGMAFRVPTSNVSVVDLTVELNKETTYE from the coding sequence ATGGCAATCAAAGTCGGTATTAATGGTTTCGGTCGTATCGGCCGCATGGTTTTCCGCGCGGTGGTGAACGAAGCCGAATTCAAGGATATCGAGATCGTCGGTATCAACGATCTGCTGGCCCCTGACTATCTCGGCTACATGCTCAAGTACGACTCCGTGCATGGCCGCTTCAATGGCGACATCAAGGTCGAGGGCAGCAACCTGATCGTCAACGGCAAGAAGGTCCGCCTGACCGCTGTGAAGGACCCGGCCGAGCTGAAGTGGGGTGAGATCGGCGCCGATCTGGTCATCGAGGCCACCGGCCTGTTCCTCACCAAGGAGACCTGCGAGAAGCACATCGCCGCCGGCGCCAAGAAGGTCGTGCAGTCCGCCCCGTCCAAGGACGACACCCCGATGTTCGTGTACGGCGTCAACCACGCCAAGTACGCCGGTGAGGCCATCGTCTCGGCCGCCAGCTGCACCACCAACTGCCTGGCCCCGGTCGCCAAGGTGCTGCATGACAACTTCGGCATCAAGCGCGGCCTGATGAGCACCGTGCATGCCGCCACCGCCACCCAGAAGACCGTCGACGGTCCCTCCGCCAAGGACTGGCGCGGCGGCCGCGGTATCCTGGAAAACATCATTCCGTCGTCCACCGGCGCCGCCAAGGCCGTCGGCAAGGTCATCCCCGAGCTGAACAAGAAGCTCACCGGCATGGCCTTCCGTGTCCCGACCTCCAACGTGTCCGTGGTCGACCTGACCGTCGAGCTGAACAAGGAAACCACGTACGAG